The following are encoded together in the Nocardia sp. XZ_19_385 genome:
- a CDS encoding TetR/AcrR family transcriptional regulator, which produces MTNSVAGTKPGKRERLIEAAVRVFYERGVEKTTIADIARVAEVPVGNVYYYFKTKDQLIEAAIGAHARTLDQLIAELNRLESPRDRLKRLIDGWVQERELAARYGCPFGSLTAELHKRDDPLEGRASEVMQALVDYAAEQFEAMGRADGKQLGIALIASYQGISLLTNAFRDPELMVAEGKRLQDWIDSL; this is translated from the coding sequence GTGACCAACTCAGTGGCCGGTACCAAGCCCGGCAAACGGGAACGCCTGATCGAGGCTGCCGTCCGCGTGTTCTACGAGCGGGGAGTGGAGAAGACCACCATCGCCGACATCGCCCGGGTGGCCGAGGTTCCGGTCGGCAACGTCTACTACTACTTCAAGACGAAAGACCAGCTCATCGAGGCCGCCATCGGCGCACACGCCCGGACTCTGGACCAGCTGATCGCGGAACTGAATCGCCTCGAGTCCCCGCGGGATCGGCTGAAGCGGCTCATCGATGGCTGGGTGCAGGAGCGGGAGCTGGCGGCGCGCTACGGGTGCCCGTTCGGTTCGCTGACAGCGGAACTGCACAAGCGGGACGACCCGCTCGAAGGCCGGGCCAGCGAGGTGATGCAGGCGCTGGTCGACTATGCCGCGGAGCAATTCGAAGCCATGGGGCGCGCCGACGGCAAGCAGCTCGGGATCGCGCTGATCGCCTCCTATCAGGGGATTTCCCTGCTCACGAACGCTTTTCGTGATCCCGAGTTGATGGTCGCCGAGGGGAAACGGCTGCAGGACTGGATCGACTCGCTCTAG
- a CDS encoding alpha/beta fold hydrolase produces MRAAIAIAGAGLLGSGAAPALAEPAPVVEVAPYRAADVPTIPGPVQTDHLASAIYQKTHPGSVPLGVNNFECAPSAAHPRPVVLAHGTDSSAYSDYSAIGPKLVAAGMCVFALNYGGAPGADSYGTEDVRVSARQLGDFVDSVLAATHATQIDLVGFSQGANVTRYWVNQLGGAPKVGQWVGLASPSYGGVMYGLVPVVQAVGILDAFVKVTSLAAVQQVQGSPVMTELNAGGDTVPGPKYVTIGSRVDEMIQPFDNIALRGPGARNLVLQDLCPSDLTGHFHMVYDPFVQDLLVQVLDPGSPAPVCRAVPLGTGIPQVIIAGNS; encoded by the coding sequence ATGAGAGCGGCTATCGCCATAGCCGGAGCCGGCTTGCTCGGCTCCGGCGCGGCGCCCGCCCTCGCCGAACCGGCGCCGGTCGTCGAAGTAGCGCCCTATCGTGCAGCAGATGTGCCGACCATCCCCGGTCCGGTACAAACCGATCACCTGGCATCCGCCATCTACCAGAAGACGCACCCCGGCTCGGTTCCGCTGGGCGTCAACAACTTCGAGTGTGCCCCGAGCGCCGCGCACCCGCGCCCGGTAGTGCTCGCGCACGGCACCGACTCCAGTGCCTACTCCGACTATTCGGCCATCGGCCCCAAGCTGGTGGCGGCCGGGATGTGCGTTTTCGCGCTGAACTACGGCGGCGCGCCGGGTGCCGACAGCTACGGTACCGAGGACGTCCGGGTCAGTGCCCGCCAGCTCGGTGATTTCGTCGATTCGGTGCTGGCGGCGACGCACGCGACCCAGATCGACCTGGTCGGATTCTCGCAGGGCGCCAACGTGACCCGGTACTGGGTCAACCAGCTCGGCGGTGCGCCGAAGGTCGGCCAGTGGGTCGGCTTGGCCTCGCCCAGCTATGGCGGCGTCATGTACGGGCTGGTGCCGGTCGTGCAGGCGGTCGGCATTCTGGACGCGTTCGTGAAGGTCACCTCGCTGGCCGCGGTGCAGCAGGTGCAGGGCTCGCCGGTGATGACCGAACTCAACGCGGGCGGCGACACCGTCCCCGGCCCGAAGTACGTGACCATCGGCAGCCGCGTCGACGAAATGATCCAGCCCTTCGACAACATCGCACTGCGCGGCCCGGGCGCCCGCAACCTCGTCTTGCAGGACCTGTGCCCCAGCGATCTGACCGGGCACTTCCACATGGTCTACGACCCGTTCGTCCAAGACCTGCTGGTGCAAGTGCTGGATCCGGGCAGCCCCGCCCCGGTGTGCCGCGCGGTTCCGCTGGGCACCGGCATCCCGCAGGTGATCATCGCCGGTAATTCGTGA
- a CDS encoding NAD(P)H-binding protein — MIVVTGATGNVGRPLVRMLAEAGEKVTAVSRTLPAELPEGVQAVSADVTEVGSLPFHGAEQLFLLFAPGSFAADVPAILTAAKDSGVRRVVLLSSQGVGTRPESASHGQFGKAVETAVQNSGLEWTILRPSGFQSNTFAWADSVREQRVVAAPFGDVAIPFVDPDDIAAMAAAALLEDGHAGRTYVLTGPEPESPRERTRDLGELLGETVRFVEQTPEEARAQMLAFMPPEVADTTLAILGAPTDEELQISPDVERVLGRAPLPYAAWAARNLPAFR, encoded by the coding sequence ATGATCGTGGTAACCGGAGCAACCGGAAATGTGGGACGTCCGCTGGTGCGGATGCTGGCCGAGGCGGGCGAAAAGGTGACGGCGGTATCCCGCACCCTGCCCGCCGAACTGCCGGAGGGCGTTCAGGCCGTAAGCGCTGACGTGACCGAGGTCGGCAGCCTTCCCTTCCACGGCGCGGAGCAGCTGTTCCTGCTCTTCGCCCCCGGCTCGTTCGCGGCGGACGTACCCGCAATCCTCACCGCCGCAAAGGATTCCGGAGTACGCCGCGTGGTGCTGCTGTCTTCCCAGGGCGTGGGCACCCGCCCCGAGAGCGCCTCACACGGGCAGTTCGGCAAGGCGGTCGAAACCGCCGTCCAGAATTCGGGCCTGGAGTGGACCATCCTGCGCCCCAGCGGATTTCAGTCGAACACCTTCGCCTGGGCCGATTCCGTCCGCGAGCAGCGCGTCGTCGCCGCACCCTTCGGCGACGTCGCCATCCCGTTCGTCGATCCGGACGACATCGCGGCGATGGCCGCGGCCGCGTTGCTGGAAGACGGTCACGCCGGGCGTACCTACGTGCTGACCGGCCCCGAGCCGGAGTCTCCGCGCGAGCGCACCCGCGACCTCGGCGAACTCCTCGGTGAGACAGTGCGTTTCGTGGAGCAGACCCCGGAGGAGGCGCGTGCGCAAATGCTCGCGTTCATGCCGCCCGAGGTCGCCGACACCACCCTGGCCATCCTCGGCGCACCCACCGACGAGGAACTCCAGATCAGCCCCGACGTCGAGCGAGTCCTGGGCCGCGCACCCCTCCCCTACGCCGCCTGGGCCGCCCGCAATCTGCCTGCCTTCCGCTGA
- a CDS encoding PadR family transcriptional regulator, with amino-acid sequence MENRDFGRRGRRRRPGAEECGPERGMHPRHGRRGFGPEFGPGGFGPGFGPHFGRGRGRGGRGRRGDVRAAVLLLLTERPMHGYELIQQIRERSDDVWRPSPGSIYPALAQLEDEGLVLIEKVAGRKTAQLTEAGTAFVTENREELGDPWADVKGDVGDQAIDLRALIGALMGAAAQVAAAGTPEQAAKAAEVLTEARRALYRILAEDDSPEKS; translated from the coding sequence ATGGAGAACAGAGACTTCGGCCGGCGCGGACGTCGCCGCCGCCCCGGAGCCGAGGAATGCGGCCCGGAGCGGGGCATGCACCCCCGCCACGGCCGGCGCGGCTTCGGCCCCGAGTTCGGGCCCGGCGGTTTCGGCCCCGGTTTCGGCCCGCACTTCGGTCGCGGACGTGGCCGTGGTGGTCGCGGCCGGCGCGGCGATGTGCGCGCGGCGGTCCTGCTGTTGCTCACCGAGCGCCCGATGCACGGCTACGAGTTGATCCAGCAGATCCGCGAACGCAGCGACGACGTCTGGCGTCCCAGCCCGGGCTCGATCTACCCCGCGCTCGCGCAGCTGGAGGACGAGGGCCTGGTGCTCATCGAGAAAGTGGCCGGTCGCAAGACCGCGCAACTGACCGAGGCCGGCACCGCATTCGTCACCGAAAACCGCGAGGAGCTGGGCGATCCGTGGGCCGACGTCAAGGGCGACGTGGGCGATCAGGCGATCGACCTGCGCGCACTGATCGGCGCACTGATGGGCGCGGCGGCTCAGGTCGCGGCGGCCGGCACACCGGAGCAGGCGGCCAAGGCGGCCGAGGTGCTCACCGAGGCGCGCCGGGCGCTCTACCGGATTCTCGCCGAAGACGATAGCCCCGAAAAGTCTTAG
- a CDS encoding KR domain-containing protein has translation MTTPLTNPPAEPRHPVNGTAAAQPEFAPPILGVATQPRLDRLEWPCLLDARHEYMLGHLFAGRPVLSGAAYLELWHAAAKELSGADEITLRDIRFRQMLPLSGLGTGTVTLRIVAQAEQHAWRFLAVGPDESVLAQARTEDDPPALEPPVLAEARSRCIRWQAGGRFYNQHYLAGNQWVGAFRRIAEMWFGPGETVARIRGASAGHTTLPALDACLQTVFTLLPTAADSPMMLTAIDRVRFRNTPLHPQWCLTRAVRNDDSGFAGDITVYDGNGTAIAELSGVRVGAVRVRRAAPPPPARETPLRSLPFHPRSGSPAREAELHPLQRGSATSMAEFRTAWQTVELGSPEREDRGRVLIRQSGTALDAAVIAELRNAGHTVFPVAAHADADAIRADLGPDRPLHAVLNMAALGSVTHTNSSARQVLSTAVGLCAGALATAQATPAGAPTILVTRGARAAGPDPRCSAPWQAALWGLGPVLSREQQREVILVDLPESGESLATEAARLTAVARAAATETRLALRRGRWWVPRLVPLDTAYRADPDAICGGIRPGVTYVITGGLTGAGEHCAQWLVDRGARSLLVIGATEVESAVPQRLRGSGVVVEQHVADIANEHAVARILASAERRSMPIAGVVHAAVQPEHCHPDPTPAQLEHALRAKVAGAWTLHRLLSARPLDFFVLLSPATTRQLGADAASNAFLDALADHRRAAGLPATVVNWSIAGDPTPAPPTSAHLDLENYLLDQVARMLGAAVGSLDRHGSLIQLGLSSLHAVDLAHRLREDHGIELTLSDVLDAASVAELALRLLMGTLA, from the coding sequence ATGACCACACCACTGACCAACCCGCCCGCCGAGCCCCGGCATCCAGTCAACGGAACCGCCGCCGCCCAGCCCGAATTCGCGCCCCCGATTCTCGGTGTCGCTACCCAGCCGCGCCTGGACCGGCTCGAATGGCCGTGCCTGCTCGACGCCCGGCACGAGTACATGCTCGGTCATCTCTTCGCCGGTCGGCCGGTCCTGTCCGGCGCGGCGTATCTCGAGCTGTGGCACGCCGCGGCCAAGGAACTCTCCGGCGCCGACGAGATCACGTTGCGCGACATTCGTTTTCGCCAGATGTTGCCGCTGTCCGGACTCGGCACCGGCACCGTGACCTTGCGCATAGTCGCGCAGGCCGAACAGCACGCGTGGCGGTTCCTCGCGGTCGGCCCGGACGAGAGCGTTCTCGCCCAGGCGCGCACCGAGGACGACCCGCCCGCCCTGGAGCCGCCGGTCCTCGCGGAGGCGCGATCCCGCTGCATCCGCTGGCAAGCCGGAGGACGGTTCTACAACCAGCACTATCTCGCCGGAAACCAATGGGTCGGCGCTTTCCGCCGCATTGCCGAAATGTGGTTCGGGCCAGGCGAAACCGTCGCCCGCATCCGGGGCGCCTCGGCCGGTCACACCACACTGCCCGCGCTGGATGCCTGTCTCCAAACGGTTTTCACGCTGCTGCCCACCGCCGCCGACAGCCCGATGATGCTGACGGCTATCGACCGGGTCCGCTTCCGGAACACACCACTGCACCCGCAGTGGTGCCTGACGCGCGCCGTCCGCAACGACGACAGCGGTTTCGCCGGTGACATCACCGTCTACGACGGAAATGGCACGGCCATCGCCGAACTCAGCGGTGTGCGGGTCGGGGCGGTGCGCGTTCGCCGCGCCGCGCCGCCACCGCCCGCCCGGGAAACCCCGCTGCGTTCGCTGCCCTTCCACCCCCGAAGTGGTTCTCCTGCCCGCGAAGCCGAGTTGCACCCGCTCCAGCGCGGTAGCGCTACCTCGATGGCCGAATTCCGGACTGCCTGGCAGACAGTCGAACTCGGAAGTCCGGAACGCGAGGACCGCGGCCGGGTGCTGATCCGGCAGAGTGGGACCGCCCTGGATGCCGCGGTGATCGCCGAACTCCGGAACGCGGGCCACACCGTGTTCCCGGTCGCAGCACACGCCGACGCCGACGCGATCCGCGCCGACCTGGGACCGGACCGGCCGCTGCACGCAGTGCTGAACATGGCCGCGCTGGGCTCGGTGACGCACACGAATTCCTCTGCCCGCCAGGTGTTGTCGACCGCGGTCGGCCTCTGCGCCGGCGCTCTGGCCACCGCCCAGGCCACGCCGGCCGGAGCCCCCACGATCCTGGTGACCCGCGGTGCCCGGGCGGCCGGCCCCGACCCGCGCTGCAGCGCGCCCTGGCAGGCGGCCCTCTGGGGACTCGGCCCGGTACTGAGTCGCGAGCAGCAGCGCGAGGTCATCCTGGTGGATCTGCCCGAAAGCGGCGAGTCCCTGGCGACCGAGGCGGCCCGGTTGACCGCCGTGGCTCGCGCCGCGGCGACCGAAACTCGGCTTGCCCTGCGCCGCGGCCGCTGGTGGGTGCCCCGCCTGGTCCCGCTCGACACCGCCTACCGTGCCGATCCGGACGCGATCTGCGGCGGCATCCGGCCCGGCGTGACGTATGTGATCACCGGCGGCCTCACCGGAGCCGGCGAACACTGCGCCCAATGGCTGGTCGACCGGGGCGCGCGGTCGCTGCTCGTCATCGGGGCCACGGAAGTCGAATCGGCGGTGCCACAACGACTTCGAGGGTCGGGGGTGGTTGTGGAACAGCACGTGGCGGACATCGCCAACGAGCACGCCGTCGCCCGCATCCTGGCTTCGGCCGAACGCCGCTCGATGCCGATCGCCGGTGTCGTGCACGCCGCCGTGCAACCGGAGCATTGCCACCCCGATCCGACACCGGCCCAACTCGAACACGCGCTACGTGCGAAGGTGGCCGGCGCCTGGACCCTGCACCGGCTGCTGTCCGCCCGCCCGCTCGACTTCTTCGTGCTGCTGTCCCCGGCGACAACCCGCCAGCTCGGCGCCGACGCCGCGTCCAATGCCTTCCTGGACGCGCTCGCCGACCACCGCCGCGCCGCGGGTCTGCCTGCCACCGTGGTGAATTGGAGTATCGCCGGTGACCCGACCCCGGCCCCGCCCACCAGCGCCCACCTGGACCTGGAGAACTATCTCCTGGATCAGGTCGCCCGAATGCTGGGCGCCGCGGTGGGATCCCTGGATCGGCACGGCTCGCTGATCCAGCTCGGCCTGAGCTCTCTGCACGCGGTGGACCTGGCCCACCGCCTGCGCGAGGATCACGGCATCGAGCTCACCCTGTCGGACGTGCTGGACGCGGCCAGCGTGGCCGAGCTGGCGCTACGGCTCTTGATGGGCACGCTGGCGTGA
- a CDS encoding helix-turn-helix domain-containing protein: MATTGRPLTVGERIEIRRRRLGLSRRVVAQLAGRSEEWLRQIERGHRELDSIAALYRMAEVLHLDDPTALLGHPTSSRSAARDIAPVLTPLNHAIMDHPTARAFGVEPGPPPPPERVRAALEQCWQAWLGAPDRYTRLTTHLPVVLRSARSLRAATRTTASGSAHDAGLLLAESYHLARFLLTRVGDYHLAWLVADRPVGIFADAKQPILVAVSAWHVAAALNNLGYHAECRDYALAAARRLEPVRAGRSVLGALQLVAAYGAAGVGDSIGSQDLVTAARATAAGLDPEAAERRDVWFGVAEVAIAEIDIAVRLGRLSDAVRHAAQVELADSASIEQRVRYYTTIAHVYGLLGDDIAAVVALQRACQACPEDIRYDWLVHRTLQRLSRRDHHLVRRELTSLLTVAGLA; encoded by the coding sequence GTGGCAACCACCGGGCGGCCGCTCACCGTCGGGGAGCGGATCGAGATCCGGCGGCGCAGGCTCGGGCTTTCTCGCCGGGTCGTGGCGCAGTTGGCCGGTCGCAGCGAGGAATGGCTGCGGCAGATCGAACGCGGGCACCGCGAACTCGACAGCATCGCCGCGCTCTATCGCATGGCCGAGGTGCTGCACCTGGACGATCCGACCGCGCTGCTCGGGCATCCGACGTCGAGCCGGTCGGCCGCGCGCGATATCGCGCCCGTGCTGACCCCGCTGAACCACGCGATCATGGATCACCCCACCGCACGGGCCTTCGGTGTCGAACCCGGGCCGCCGCCGCCACCGGAGCGGGTGCGGGCCGCGCTCGAGCAATGCTGGCAGGCCTGGCTCGGCGCACCCGATCGCTACACCCGGCTCACCACCCACCTACCCGTGGTGCTGCGGTCGGCACGCTCGCTCCGGGCCGCAACGCGCACTACCGCGAGCGGCTCGGCGCACGACGCCGGATTGCTGCTGGCCGAGTCCTATCACCTGGCCCGCTTCCTGCTCACGCGCGTCGGCGACTATCACCTGGCCTGGCTGGTGGCCGACCGCCCGGTCGGCATCTTCGCCGACGCGAAGCAGCCGATCCTGGTCGCGGTCAGCGCCTGGCATGTCGCCGCGGCGCTGAACAATCTCGGATATCACGCCGAATGCCGGGACTATGCGCTGGCCGCGGCGCGCCGGCTGGAACCGGTGCGCGCGGGGCGATCGGTGCTCGGAGCATTGCAGTTGGTCGCGGCGTACGGCGCTGCGGGCGTGGGTGATTCGATCGGCAGCCAAGATCTGGTGACAGCGGCCCGGGCGACTGCGGCCGGGTTGGATCCGGAGGCTGCGGAGCGGCGCGATGTCTGGTTCGGGGTTGCCGAGGTGGCCATTGCCGAAATCGATATCGCGGTCCGGCTCGGTCGGCTCAGTGACGCCGTCCGCCACGCCGCCCAGGTGGAATTGGCCGACAGCGCCTCGATCGAACAGCGAGTTCGCTACTACACCACCATCGCTCACGTCTATGGGTTGCTCGGTGACGACATCGCCGCCGTGGTCGCGCTGCAACGAGCATGCCAGGCCTGTCCCGAGGACATCCGCTACGACTGGCTGGTGCACCGCACCCTGCAACGACTTTCTCGTCGCGACCACCACCTGGTGCGCCGTGAGCTGACCTCCTTGCTCACCGTCGCCGGTCTGGCCTGA
- the fmt gene encoding methionyl-tRNA formyltransferase translates to MRIVFAGTPEPAVPSLQRFIDSTRHEVVAVVTRPDAVAGRGRKVKRSPVGQLADEHGIPVLTPRRPAEPEFIDQLTELAPDCCPVVAYGALLPQRVLDVPRFGWINLHFSLLPAWRGAAPVQAAIDAGDEFTGASTFQIEAGLDTGPVFGVVTEKIQVTDTAGILLERLADSGARLLETTLDGVEDGALQAVPQPTEGVSHAPKVNAEDGHIRWDQPALNITRRIRAVTPAPGAWTEIAGTRLKLGPVEMVEEDLPARTIEVRKTGVFVGTATTAVRLDQVQPQGKRMMAALDWARGARLEPGAVFE, encoded by the coding sequence ATGCGCATCGTCTTCGCGGGCACGCCCGAACCGGCGGTGCCGTCGCTGCAGCGGTTCATCGACTCGACCCGGCACGAAGTAGTTGCCGTGGTCACCCGGCCCGACGCCGTCGCCGGCCGGGGCCGCAAGGTGAAGCGCTCCCCGGTCGGGCAGCTGGCCGACGAGCACGGCATCCCCGTGCTCACCCCGCGCCGACCCGCCGAGCCCGAATTCATCGACCAGCTCACCGAATTGGCGCCCGACTGCTGCCCGGTCGTCGCCTACGGCGCCCTGCTGCCGCAGCGGGTACTCGACGTCCCCCGCTTCGGCTGGATCAACCTGCACTTCTCGCTGCTGCCCGCCTGGCGCGGCGCGGCCCCCGTGCAGGCCGCCATCGACGCCGGTGACGAGTTCACCGGCGCCTCCACCTTCCAGATCGAGGCGGGCCTGGACACCGGCCCGGTCTTCGGCGTGGTCACCGAGAAGATTCAGGTCACCGACACCGCGGGCATCCTGCTGGAACGGCTCGCCGACAGCGGCGCCCGCCTGCTCGAAACCACCCTCGACGGTGTGGAAGACGGTGCGCTGCAAGCGGTCCCGCAACCGACCGAGGGTGTCTCGCACGCCCCCAAGGTGAATGCCGAGGACGGGCACATCCGCTGGGACCAACCGGCCCTGAACATCACCCGCCGCATCCGCGCCGTCACCCCGGCCCCCGGCGCCTGGACCGAGATCGCCGGCACCCGCCTCAAACTCGGCCCCGTCGAAATGGTCGAAGAGGACCTGCCCGCGCGCACCATCGAGGTCCGCAAAACCGGCGTCTTCGTCGGCACCGCCACCACCGCGGTCCGCCTCGACCAGGTCCAGCCCCAAGGCAAACGCATGATGGCCGCCCTCGACTGGGCCCGCGGCGCCCGGCTGGAGCCCGGCGCGGTGTTCGAATGA
- a CDS encoding amidohydrolase family protein, with protein sequence MTNGQTVGNNVTFDVLVRGGVIFDGTGRPGYRADIGIADGRIRVIGDLAAAQARTEVDAAQRYVLPGFIDAHVHGEGAVLDPAVQLATLRQGVTTFVLGQDGLSFAPATPAALRWVARYFAAVNGPVPSVLTCSDNGLTVAELMSCYHHTTAINTAYLVPHGTIRYSVMGGSPLPPDAEQLAAMVALAEQGLDQGAVGVSSGLGYLPGRFADAEELGAVCVPAARRGLPYVTHMRTYGDAADKGMSEACAVGRISGAAVHISHYHGPGEMLAGLVDTARATGQDVTFDTYPYLRGCSILAKMLPDWLATADLDGTLEALSDRAVRELLDTQIDERLWHAFILAHVPAGRYRWAEGLPLDIAAAWAGVRPAAFCADVLVESALDVGIVFDYPERALEESVRCLLRHEAHMGGSDGIYLGGRPHPRGYGAFARMLSRHCRELGDWTWVDAGVHLAARPAQRFRLTDRGVLARGKAADLVVIDPRTIRDRATYAAPREPATGIDDVIVGGVPVLAGGRRTGRLPGTVLSAC encoded by the coding sequence GTGACCAACGGCCAAACTGTCGGCAATAACGTGACATTCGACGTCCTCGTACGCGGGGGAGTTATCTTCGACGGCACCGGCAGGCCCGGCTATCGTGCCGATATCGGCATCGCGGACGGCCGGATCCGCGTCATCGGTGACCTGGCGGCCGCCCAGGCCAGGACCGAGGTGGATGCGGCCCAGCGGTACGTACTGCCGGGTTTCATCGATGCCCATGTGCACGGCGAGGGCGCGGTGCTGGACCCGGCGGTGCAGCTCGCGACGCTACGGCAAGGGGTGACGACCTTCGTACTGGGCCAGGACGGCTTGTCCTTCGCCCCGGCGACACCGGCGGCATTGCGCTGGGTGGCCCGCTATTTCGCGGCGGTCAATGGGCCTGTCCCGTCGGTGCTGACCTGTTCGGACAACGGACTGACCGTTGCCGAGCTAATGTCGTGTTACCACCACACCACCGCGATCAACACCGCGTATCTGGTGCCGCACGGGACAATTCGCTACAGCGTCATGGGGGGTTCGCCGCTGCCCCCGGACGCGGAGCAACTCGCCGCCATGGTCGCCCTCGCCGAGCAGGGATTGGACCAGGGCGCGGTGGGCGTGTCCTCCGGATTGGGTTATCTCCCAGGACGATTCGCCGACGCGGAGGAGCTGGGGGCGGTCTGTGTGCCGGCGGCCCGGCGCGGGTTGCCCTATGTCACGCACATGCGGACCTACGGCGACGCCGCCGACAAGGGCATGTCCGAGGCGTGCGCGGTGGGCCGGATCAGCGGTGCCGCCGTGCACATTTCGCACTATCACGGCCCGGGGGAGATGCTGGCCGGGCTGGTCGACACGGCCCGCGCGACCGGTCAAGATGTCACCTTCGACACCTATCCGTATCTCCGTGGTTGCAGCATTCTCGCCAAAATGCTGCCGGACTGGCTGGCCACCGCCGACTTGGACGGCACCCTCGAGGCCCTGTCGGACCGCGCGGTCCGGGAACTGCTCGACACCCAGATCGACGAGAGACTCTGGCACGCTTTCATACTCGCCCACGTCCCGGCCGGGCGCTACCGGTGGGCCGAAGGGTTGCCGCTGGATATTGCGGCGGCATGGGCGGGCGTCCGCCCGGCCGCGTTCTGCGCCGACGTGCTCGTCGAGTCGGCATTGGATGTCGGCATCGTCTTCGACTATCCCGAGCGCGCCCTGGAGGAGTCGGTGCGCTGCCTGCTCCGGCACGAAGCCCACATGGGCGGCTCGGACGGCATCTACCTGGGCGGACGTCCGCACCCGCGGGGCTACGGCGCCTTCGCGCGGATGCTGTCCCGGCACTGCCGGGAGCTCGGCGACTGGACCTGGGTGGACGCCGGCGTGCACCTGGCGGCCCGGCCGGCGCAACGGTTCCGGCTCACCGATCGGGGTGTGCTGGCCCGGGGCAAGGCCGCGGATCTGGTCGTCATCGACCCGCGCACCATCCGGGATCGCGCCACCTACGCCGCGCCGCGCGAGCCCGCGACCGGAATCGATGACGTGATCGTGGGCGGGGTGCCGGTGCTCGCGGGCGGGCGGCGGACCGGGCGATTACCGGGCACTGTGTTGTCCGCGTGTTGA
- the def gene encoding peptide deformylase has translation MTIQPVRLFGDPILRARAAEVTEFDRELRQLVEDLTDTMYDDGGVGMAAPQIGVGLRVFVYDTGDAQGHVVNPVYTVEGDEEQVGPEGCLSIPGLRYDVRRALRVRVSGVDMKGKPVAFDATELLSRCVQHENDHLDGVLFIDRLDPADRKEAMRGIRESDWFTAGITVRASRGSSDAAGPFERPASNRYAKPNPFGRGR, from the coding sequence GTGACCATTCAGCCCGTTCGCCTGTTCGGCGATCCGATTCTTCGCGCCCGGGCGGCGGAGGTCACCGAATTCGATCGGGAGTTGCGTCAGCTCGTCGAAGACCTGACCGACACCATGTATGACGATGGTGGAGTCGGGATGGCCGCGCCGCAGATCGGCGTCGGGTTGCGAGTCTTCGTCTATGACACCGGGGATGCGCAGGGGCACGTGGTGAACCCGGTGTACACCGTCGAAGGTGACGAGGAACAGGTCGGGCCGGAAGGCTGCCTGTCGATTCCCGGGCTGCGCTATGACGTGCGGCGGGCGCTGCGGGTGCGGGTCTCCGGTGTGGATATGAAGGGTAAGCCGGTGGCGTTCGATGCCACCGAGCTGCTGTCGCGCTGTGTGCAGCACGAGAACGACCACCTGGACGGGGTGCTGTTCATCGACCGCCTCGACCCGGCCGACCGGAAGGAAGCGATGCGCGGCATACGGGAATCGGACTGGTTCACCGCGGGAATCACCGTCCGCGCCTCGCGCGGCAGCAGTGACGCGGCTGGCCCTTTCGAGCGGCCTGCAAGCAACCGCTACGCGAAGCCGAACCCGTTCGGGCGTGGTCGCTGA